A single Leptolyngbya sp. FACHB-261 DNA region contains:
- a CDS encoding phycobilisome protein, which yields MSVFTKEFKTTIQGADGRYLNADELVSLEAYLSSFALRMQTHQLLQEQESLIVERVMARYLRQDPKLDARFGAGAGEKCIQDMTEVLRYSAVALLRNDEEYLRENLLFWLQTIMRALEKQDTCNLAYGLLQEVITETLPADSARLANQYISIAHEMLGSPS from the coding sequence ATGTCTGTATTTACTAAGGAATTTAAGACCACGATTCAAGGGGCAGATGGTCGCTATCTCAATGCCGATGAGTTAGTGTCTCTAGAAGCTTATCTGTCCTCTTTTGCCTTGCGGATGCAAACTCATCAGTTGCTCCAAGAGCAGGAGTCTCTGATTGTCGAGCGCGTCATGGCTCGCTACTTGCGGCAGGATCCTAAACTTGATGCTCGCTTCGGTGCGGGTGCCGGGGAGAAGTGCATCCAGGACATGACCGAGGTGTTACGTTATAGCGCTGTGGCTTTGCTGCGCAATGACGAAGAGTATCTAAGAGAGAATCTGTTGTTCTGGCTCCAGACGATCATGCGGGCCTTGGAGAAGCAAGATACCTGCAACCTAGCCTATGGTTTGCTGCAAGAAGTGATTACTGAAACCCTGCCAGCGGACTCAGCTCGTCTAGCTAATCAATACATATCGATTGCCCATGAGATGCTGGGTAGCCCTAGCTAA
- a CDS encoding 2Fe-2S iron-sulfur cluster-binding protein — MSKLVRLEPIAQETEVATNGNLLSVLISEDLDVLKECGGRGLCATCHVYVRNGMDALSPMSRREQRTLEVITSCKQNSRLACQSRVVGNGVILELPPGMYVNSLQDIEALIGRRTDQDLLHPITGQVLVEAGKLITRSMMSQLANTDFRVGEHWQHTHQA; from the coding sequence ATGTCTAAATTGGTGAGGCTTGAGCCCATTGCTCAAGAAACTGAAGTTGCAACGAATGGCAATCTACTCTCGGTCCTGATTTCTGAAGACCTTGATGTTCTTAAAGAATGTGGGGGGCGTGGCCTCTGTGCAACCTGCCACGTTTACGTCAGAAATGGTATGGACGCCCTCTCACCAATGTCTCGTCGTGAGCAGCGCACTCTGGAGGTCATTACTAGTTGTAAACAAAATTCTCGACTGGCCTGCCAATCTCGGGTGGTTGGCAATGGTGTAATCCTGGAGTTGCCGCCAGGCATGTATGTTAACTCCTTACAGGATATCGAAGCCCTGATTGGTCGGCGGACAGACCAGGATCTACTGCACCCGATTACAGGTCAGGTGCTAGTGGAAGCTGGCAAGCTCATTACACGTTCGATGATGAGCCAGCTCGCAAATACCGACTTTCGAGTTGGTGAGCACTGGCAGCATACCCATCAGGCTTAA
- a CDS encoding V4R domain-containing protein: MTAIITSLDGGSTNRPNGIKPKKHNHYSFKDFFQFSPEAGRITDWNGSRNLLTSEDFIIGLLEGLEEEVGDASAAIMYTMGCEWGRSDAEFFESWFEREFNRPMRQTNLLFLLETWWWPFTSQGWGRWEVDVSDRKQGFMFISLFDSAVARTLGDVGKPVCHLYAGLFSGFFTALVRKQLSCIEIQCYSMGETYCKFLLGRQDRIDAVSFWQNEGATARDVEKRLRDGERLS, encoded by the coding sequence GTGACTGCAATTATCACTAGCCTAGACGGCGGCTCCACCAACCGTCCTAACGGCATCAAGCCCAAAAAACACAACCATTACAGTTTCAAAGACTTCTTCCAGTTCAGCCCTGAAGCTGGTCGAATCACCGACTGGAACGGTAGCCGTAATTTACTGACCAGTGAAGATTTTATTATCGGTTTGTTAGAGGGCCTTGAAGAAGAAGTAGGAGATGCCTCTGCCGCCATCATGTACACGATGGGCTGCGAGTGGGGCCGTAGTGACGCTGAGTTTTTTGAATCTTGGTTCGAACGAGAATTCAACCGACCAATGCGGCAAACAAACCTATTGTTTTTATTAGAAACCTGGTGGTGGCCGTTCACATCCCAAGGTTGGGGGCGTTGGGAAGTTGATGTCAGCGACCGTAAGCAAGGCTTCATGTTTATTAGCCTATTCGACTCAGCCGTAGCCCGAACATTGGGGGACGTTGGCAAACCTGTATGCCATCTCTATGCGGGTCTGTTCTCTGGCTTCTTCACTGCTTTAGTTCGTAAGCAACTGAGCTGCATTGAGATTCAGTGCTATTCAATGGGTGAAACCTATTGCAAGTTTCTACTTGGACGTCAGGACCGGATTGACGCAGTTTCTTTTTGGCAAAACGAGGGAGCGACAGCCCGTGACGTCGAGAAGCGTCTCAGAGATGGAGAGCGGCTCTCATGA
- a CDS encoding V4R domain-containing protein, which yields MISVADLLKDNRAPGNYFAPASYIRGDLELGILENRRGDRLLALPETLVRSIYVGLERETGQASRLVLFNCGRWWGKNFFARFSEEVSDYYGVSLNEMEMALFLQCLRECWVAHGWGKLDFERSYEQRGFLVLTTTGSPFAEQMQNSTRMSCALEAGILSSFFSQLTGRSLHCVQTSCESIGAPTNHFVVGLKERLAPVEAFLGEGLDHASIMARLCP from the coding sequence ATGATTTCCGTCGCTGATTTACTAAAGGACAACCGGGCTCCGGGCAACTATTTCGCTCCTGCTAGCTATATTCGAGGCGATTTGGAGCTGGGCATTCTCGAAAATCGCCGAGGAGACCGGCTGCTAGCCCTACCTGAAACTCTGGTCCGCTCGATTTACGTGGGCTTGGAGCGGGAAACAGGGCAGGCTTCTCGTCTAGTGCTCTTTAATTGTGGGCGCTGGTGGGGCAAAAACTTCTTCGCTCGTTTTTCTGAGGAAGTGAGTGACTACTATGGCGTGAGCCTCAACGAAATGGAGATGGCTCTGTTCTTGCAATGTCTGCGGGAATGCTGGGTGGCCCATGGCTGGGGCAAGCTGGACTTCGAACGCAGCTACGAGCAGCGAGGTTTCTTGGTTCTGACGACTACGGGCTCGCCCTTCGCTGAGCAGATGCAGAACAGTACCCGAATGTCCTGTGCGCTGGAAGCAGGTATTTTGAGTTCCTTCTTCTCACAGCTCACAGGTCGCAGCTTGCACTGTGTACAGACGAGTTGTGAGTCGATCGGCGCTCCCACTAACCACTTTGTAGTGGGCCTCAAAGAAAGGCTAGCTCCAGTAGAAGCGTTCTTGGGAGAAGGGCTAGACCACGCTAGTATCATGGCGCGGCTTTGTCCATAA
- a CDS encoding LysR family transcriptional regulator gives MTDLPFTLDQLRILKAIASEGSFKRAADSLYVSQPAVSLQVQNLERQLDVPLFDRGGRRAQLTEAGHLLLSYGDRILSLCQETCRAIEDLQNLQGGTLIVGASQTTGTYLMPRLIGQFRQKYPEVGVQLHVHSTRRTSWSVANGQVDLAIIGGEVPPELHDSLEIVPYAEDEFALIVPTSYTFTQGEVISREDLYRLQFIVLDSQSTIRKVIDQILTRNGIDTRRLRVEMELNSIEAIKNAVQSGLGAAFVSVTAIEKELQLGALQQIHLDDIVIRRTLSLITNPNRYRSKAAEVFSREILPQFAGLISHLETVAPSLNGSRDHNSNLGTIPNGQSGNLEVQPT, from the coding sequence ATGACCGACCTTCCTTTTACTTTGGACCAGCTTCGCATTCTCAAGGCCATTGCCAGTGAGGGAAGCTTTAAGCGTGCGGCAGACAGTCTGTATGTCTCCCAACCCGCCGTGAGCCTCCAGGTGCAGAACCTTGAGCGACAGTTGGACGTGCCGCTGTTCGACCGGGGTGGGCGAAGGGCACAACTGACGGAGGCTGGACATCTGCTGCTGAGCTACGGTGACCGCATTTTGAGCCTTTGTCAGGAGACTTGCAGAGCGATTGAGGATCTGCAGAACCTGCAAGGCGGCACACTGATCGTAGGGGCTAGTCAGACTACGGGCACCTATTTGATGCCTCGGCTGATTGGCCAATTTCGACAGAAGTATCCGGAAGTAGGTGTCCAACTCCACGTTCATTCTACCCGGAGGACCTCCTGGAGCGTAGCTAACGGCCAAGTGGACTTGGCGATCATTGGTGGCGAGGTTCCTCCTGAACTACACGACTCTTTAGAGATTGTTCCCTATGCGGAAGATGAGTTTGCGCTAATTGTGCCAACCTCTTACACCTTTACTCAAGGTGAGGTTATTTCCCGGGAGGACCTGTACCGGCTGCAGTTTATTGTGCTGGACTCTCAGTCGACGATTCGCAAAGTCATTGACCAAATCCTTACCCGTAATGGCATTGATACGCGCCGTCTCAGAGTAGAGATGGAACTCAATTCGATCGAGGCAATTAAGAACGCGGTCCAGTCGGGTCTGGGCGCTGCTTTTGTCTCTGTGACGGCAATTGAAAAAGAACTGCAGCTCGGAGCCCTTCAACAGATTCACCTCGATGACATCGTTATCCGGCGAACGCTCTCACTGATCACTAACCCCAATCGCTACCGTTCTAAGGCGGCAGAAGTATTTTCGCGAGAGATCTTGCCTCAGTTTGCGGGCTTAATCAGTCATCTGGAGACGGTGGCTCCATCCCTGAACGGCAGTCGGGACCATAACAGTAACCTTGGGACTATACC
- a CDS encoding serine/threonine-protein kinase: MAQRSDMQLPASRYRILCLVGRGQFGRVYVARHRVSGRLVALKELDQIRFPTNKFLRELRFLLSLRHPNIVACEALEHTRTGRYLVMDYCEGGTLRALVQEDVRLSLPVVLNLTCEVLVGLKQAHQQGIIHCDIKPENILLNLSPTSWTARISDFGIARLGQELEAATRSGVGRSRTVEDSSQGNTGSPAYMAPERFYGEFSVCSDLYAVGIMLYEMLLGRRPFSGMPAELMSAHLNQPVELPLSLDEPLREVLHTALQKLPARRFKSAEQMLVALRECTVRLKQAALPQLETGVPLVPRQLLAPLDLTSSRAEQWQQQPLRLPLTALQVIAPASDTPLLCWAAKTQVGWRSLTSLFEFEPAFSCSQLTEQPDSSKTESSLERIPVVDLHAEVRSLHLSSQGCYATTQEGVYQVQPWAACRPLIEKQQDLVGALDPDGRWLAVASRQVLTLLSPLSGRLIRQLSLPESTYLPSLNVLDRHHLAIVCGGEQSQIQVLSRRGNCMEKFDLPMPITQAVTGRVPYHLLAASPREPKTLLLIDLKAFQVRRLFLGYLPTLLQSTPWGYIAAGARQTLTLLDPVGQIVGNLTLAGQPTAVIAHGPHHLLVATWAGTQGRLYYLDLSRLELELLF, from the coding sequence GTGGCCCAGCGTTCTGACATGCAGCTTCCGGCCTCTCGCTACCGCATCCTCTGCTTGGTTGGGCGGGGCCAATTTGGTCGGGTGTATGTAGCGCGGCATCGTGTGAGCGGACGTCTGGTGGCGCTGAAGGAATTGGATCAAATCCGCTTTCCAACCAATAAGTTCTTGCGGGAACTACGCTTCCTGTTGTCACTCCGCCATCCCAATATCGTGGCTTGCGAGGCGCTGGAGCACACCCGAACAGGCCGCTATCTAGTGATGGACTACTGCGAAGGCGGTACACTGCGGGCGTTGGTGCAAGAAGATGTTCGGCTCTCTTTGCCCGTTGTTCTGAACTTGACCTGTGAGGTGTTGGTTGGTTTGAAACAGGCCCACCAACAGGGGATTATTCACTGTGATATTAAGCCTGAGAATATTCTGCTCAATCTGAGTCCGACTAGCTGGACCGCTCGAATCTCGGATTTTGGTATTGCTCGTTTAGGACAAGAACTAGAGGCAGCAACTCGGTCGGGAGTCGGCCGGAGCAGAACGGTTGAAGATAGCAGTCAAGGCAACACGGGCTCTCCCGCCTACATGGCTCCTGAGCGTTTTTATGGCGAGTTTTCCGTCTGCTCCGATTTGTATGCAGTCGGGATTATGCTCTACGAAATGCTACTGGGACGACGACCTTTTTCGGGGATGCCAGCTGAGTTGATGAGTGCGCATCTCAACCAGCCAGTGGAACTGCCCCTGAGCTTGGATGAGCCGTTGCGAGAAGTTCTGCACACGGCTCTGCAAAAGCTACCAGCTCGTCGCTTCAAGTCAGCAGAGCAAATGCTGGTGGCATTGCGAGAGTGTACTGTCAGGCTTAAACAAGCTGCCCTACCTCAATTGGAGACAGGCGTACCTTTGGTGCCGCGTCAATTGTTGGCCCCTTTGGACCTAACGTCTAGTCGAGCTGAGCAATGGCAGCAGCAGCCCTTGCGCCTGCCGTTGACTGCCCTGCAAGTGATAGCTCCAGCAAGCGATACACCGCTGCTCTGCTGGGCTGCTAAAACTCAGGTCGGCTGGCGATCTCTAACTTCTTTATTTGAGTTTGAACCAGCATTCAGTTGCTCTCAGCTTACAGAGCAGCCGGATTCATCAAAAACTGAATCCAGTCTAGAACGAATTCCGGTGGTGGACCTTCACGCTGAGGTTCGCTCGCTCCACTTGAGCTCCCAGGGCTGCTATGCCACCACCCAGGAAGGCGTGTATCAAGTACAGCCATGGGCTGCTTGTCGTCCTTTGATCGAAAAGCAGCAGGACCTGGTTGGCGCCCTTGACCCAGATGGACGCTGGTTGGCAGTCGCTTCGCGCCAGGTGCTCACCTTACTTTCCCCCCTGAGCGGTCGCCTGATTCGCCAGTTGAGTTTGCCAGAATCAACCTACTTGCCCTCCTTGAATGTTCTGGATCGGCACCACTTAGCAATAGTCTGTGGTGGGGAACAGTCGCAAATCCAAGTGCTTTCCCGACGGGGTAATTGCATGGAGAAGTTTGACCTACCCATGCCTATCACTCAAGCTGTGACCGGTCGTGTTCCGTACCATCTTCTAGCTGCGAGTCCCCGAGAGCCCAAAACTCTGTTGCTGATTGACTTAAAAGCATTTCAGGTTCGCCGTCTATTTTTAGGCTACCTACCCACTTTGCTCCAGAGCACACCCTGGGGTTACATTGCTGCTGGAGCTCGTCAGACACTGACCTTGCTAGACCCTGTAGGACAAATTGTTGGCAACCTGACCCTAGCAGGACAACCTACAGCAGTCATTGCTCATGGACCCCATCATCTGCTAGTTGCGACTTGGGCTGGCACTCAGGGTAGGCTGTATTACCTGGATCTCTCGCGACTGGAGCTAGAGCTGCTTTTTTGA